In Fusobacterium canifelinum, a genomic segment contains:
- the cas4 gene encoding CRISPR-associated protein Cas4: protein MDKDITGLMVYYYEVCKRKLWYFVNEIQLEENNSNVMLGKLLEENTYTRDEKKINIDGIINIDFIRSKKILHEIKKSNSIEPASLLQVQYYLYYLEKKGLIGLKGILDYPLLKKTVEVNLTDKDRENLDNIIIGIKEILRKESPPTLEKKSICKKCAYFDLCFV, encoded by the coding sequence ATGGATAAGGATATAACTGGATTGATGGTTTATTATTATGAAGTCTGTAAAAGAAAATTATGGTATTTTGTGAACGAAATTCAACTTGAAGAAAATAATTCAAATGTTATGCTAGGAAAACTTTTAGAAGAAAATACCTATACAAGAGATGAGAAAAAAATTAATATAGATGGGATTATAAATATTGATTTTATTCGTTCAAAAAAGATATTACACGAAATTAAGAAAAGTAATTCAATAGAGCCAGCTTCTTTACTACAAGTTCAATATTATTTGTATTATTTAGAGAAAAAAGGATTAATTGGATTAAAAGGAATTTTGGATTATCCATTATTGAAGAAAACAGTTGAAGTTAATTTAACAGATAAAGATAGAGAAAATTTAGATAATATAATAATAGGAATAAAAGAGATTTTGAGAAAAGAAAGTCCTCCAACATTAGAGAAGAAAAGTATTTGTAAAAAATGTGCTTATTTTGATTTATGTTTTGTATAG